From one Tetragenococcus osmophilus genomic stretch:
- a CDS encoding glycoside hydrolase family 65 protein codes for MSYIHITIGEHWTINWPENSTETLSDTIDGRALYLKETINNNPTIEGGTIDQEIIFEQDGQTFELAQYLTEETNRPFVCGQPEEFETKAAQIPWNVVYYGYTPGKNEYAKETLLTLGNGFLGLRGTTPEMEISDANYPALYLAGLYNKVGSQVADKTIYNEDFVNAPNLQKMYLIIDGKRIDIEHDQVLYMKRQLNLKTGLFTAWTTLSLSDGKEIAIQTKKVANMENVQQYAVSYTFTPLNFNGEVTFITEADGEVYNYNVERYRSLTNQHLQVTDLQAEKDIVSLEAKTTHSDITVSQQAKLRKDQHSLTDVTTEQKDNKIIQKVEINVQEQTPYTFEKTVFVRQSKPGKPLAKADLQTLDFPTFDECLQQSSHQWSKLWQKAGISITGDIMSQKLLNLHTYHLLVSASPKGNQGLDASIAARGLHGEAYRGHIFWDELFIFPFYILHFPETVKPLLLYRYNRLEMAKKEAKGTGYQGAMFPWQSSLDGSEQSQELHLNPISQTWKKDNSRLQRHISLAIAYNIWLYWHTTQDNSFMKNYGLEMLLEIAHFWESAAVYNSTRQRYEINHVMGPDEFHESYPEANESGLKNNAYTNMMVVWLFEEIENIRNEFSEADFSSVQEKTNVDNQILNKIEEIKHQLALEINEEGIIAQFEGYFDLKDLDWQYYKEKYGNIYRMDRILNAEGKSADDYKVAKQADSLMMFYNFSKDQVSNILESLNYQLPEDYVQKNLNYYLARTSHGSTLSRVVHAQLAAMVGDQDLSWNLYQEALYSDYRDIQGGTTAEGIHAGVMAATLYIPLTTFAGLDIRNDIINFVPNLPQAWKNIQFAVTIRGIDFLVSVSHETITITATQNTCIKVNHKEIQLNADEATPITYKEASQ; via the coding sequence ATGAGTTATATTCATATTACAATAGGTGAACATTGGACAATCAATTGGCCAGAAAATTCTACAGAAACTTTATCGGATACTATAGACGGACGGGCACTTTATTTAAAGGAAACTATAAATAACAACCCAACGATTGAAGGAGGAACAATTGATCAAGAAATAATTTTTGAACAAGATGGGCAAACTTTTGAATTAGCACAATATTTAACTGAAGAAACCAATCGCCCTTTTGTTTGCGGTCAACCAGAAGAATTTGAAACTAAAGCAGCTCAAATTCCTTGGAATGTAGTTTATTATGGCTATACGCCAGGTAAGAATGAATACGCTAAAGAGACATTATTAACGCTTGGAAATGGTTTTTTAGGATTACGAGGTACAACTCCAGAAATGGAAATTAGCGATGCAAATTATCCAGCACTTTACTTAGCTGGACTTTATAATAAAGTTGGCTCACAAGTAGCTGATAAAACTATTTATAACGAAGACTTCGTTAATGCGCCAAACTTACAAAAGATGTACTTAATTATCGATGGAAAGCGTATCGATATCGAGCATGATCAAGTTTTATATATGAAACGTCAACTTAATTTAAAGACTGGTTTATTTACTGCTTGGACTACTCTAAGTTTATCAGATGGAAAAGAAATTGCTATTCAAACAAAAAAAGTGGCTAATATGGAAAATGTGCAACAGTATGCTGTTAGTTATACATTTACACCACTTAATTTTAATGGGGAAGTCACTTTCATAACAGAAGCTGATGGCGAGGTTTATAATTATAACGTAGAACGTTATCGAAGTTTAACAAATCAACATTTACAAGTGACGGACTTACAAGCAGAAAAAGATATAGTTTCTCTTGAAGCTAAAACCACACACTCTGATATTACCGTTTCTCAACAAGCAAAACTACGGAAAGATCAACATTCATTAACTGATGTAACTACTGAACAAAAAGATAATAAAATTATTCAAAAAGTAGAGATAAATGTACAAGAGCAGACACCCTATACTTTCGAAAAAACGGTCTTTGTTCGTCAGTCTAAACCAGGAAAGCCCTTAGCAAAAGCAGACTTGCAAACATTAGACTTTCCAACTTTTGATGAATGTTTACAACAATCTAGCCATCAGTGGTCCAAGTTATGGCAGAAAGCAGGCATAAGCATCACCGGAGATATCATGTCTCAAAAATTGTTGAACCTGCATACCTATCATCTGTTAGTCTCAGCTTCACCTAAAGGAAATCAAGGGTTAGACGCTTCTATAGCTGCTCGAGGGCTTCATGGGGAAGCTTATCGTGGTCATATTTTTTGGGACGAATTATTTATTTTCCCATTTTATATTCTTCACTTTCCTGAAACAGTAAAGCCGTTATTGCTATATCGCTATAATCGTTTAGAAATGGCTAAAAAAGAAGCAAAAGGGACCGGTTACCAAGGCGCAATGTTTCCTTGGCAATCTAGTTTAGATGGGTCTGAACAGTCACAAGAATTGCATTTAAATCCAATAAGCCAAACATGGAAAAAAGATAATAGTCGCCTGCAACGCCATATCTCCTTAGCAATTGCTTATAATATATGGTTATATTGGCATACCACACAAGATAACTCATTTATGAAAAATTATGGCTTAGAAATGCTTTTAGAAATCGCTCATTTCTGGGAAAGTGCAGCCGTATATAACTCTACAAGGCAGCGCTATGAAATTAACCATGTAATGGGGCCTGACGAATTTCATGAAAGCTACCCTGAAGCTAATGAAAGTGGTTTGAAAAATAATGCTTATACAAATATGATGGTCGTATGGTTGTTCGAAGAGATTGAAAATATAAGAAACGAATTTTCAGAAGCAGATTTTTCTAGCGTACAAGAAAAAACTAACGTCGACAATCAAATTCTTAACAAAATAGAAGAAATTAAACACCAATTAGCTTTAGAAATTAATGAAGAAGGCATTATCGCCCAATTCGAAGGTTATTTTGATTTGAAAGACTTGGATTGGCAGTACTATAAAGAAAAATATGGCAATATCTACCGAATGGACCGTATCCTTAATGCAGAAGGAAAATCGGCAGATGATTATAAGGTAGCTAAACAAGCAGACAGTTTAATGATGTTTTATAATTTTTCTAAAGACCAAGTATCAAATATCTTAGAAAGCTTAAATTATCAATTACCTGAGGATTATGTACAAAAAAATCTTAACTATTATCTAGCAAGAACATCCCATGGTTCAACTTTATCTCGTGTCGTTCATGCACAATTAGCTGCAATGGTCGGTGATCAAGATCTGTCATGGAATCTTTATCAAGAAGCTTTGTATTCTGACTATCGTGATATTCAAGGTGGAACCACTGCCGAAGGGATACACGCAGGAGTCATGGCAGCAACACTCTATATCCCATTAACTACTTTCGCTGGCTTAGATATTCGTAACGACATCATCAATTTTGTGCCTAATTTGCCACAAGCTTGGAAAAATATTCAATTTGCTGTAACCATTCGAGGAATTGATTTCCTTGTTTCTGTTTCACATGAAACAATCACAATTACTGCCACACAAAACACTTGTATCAAAGTTAATCATAAAGAAATACAGCTGAACGCAGATGAAGCAACACCAATTACTTATAAGGAGGCATCTCAATGA
- the treR gene encoding trehalose operon repressor has protein sequence MNKFKEIFQDLEQKILSEEYPPDSLLPSENQLIKVYDVSRETVRKALNLLRDAGYIQKKQGKGSIVLNINRLNFPISGLTSFKELQTTEHISSETKVVELRKIAVSVKLHELTGWPVAKEAWKLVRQRKINGEVIILDKDYLLADIVPSLPKDKAQDSIYDYFENELGLEIAYAQKEISAAPVNKELRNLMDLHLEDHHVVTVKSLVYLEDTRCFEYTESIHRLDKFRFVDFARRRKA, from the coding sequence ATGAATAAATTCAAAGAAATATTTCAAGACTTGGAACAAAAAATCCTGTCTGAAGAGTACCCGCCCGATTCTTTGCTTCCCAGTGAGAATCAGCTGATCAAAGTTTATGACGTATCAAGAGAAACCGTTCGTAAAGCCTTAAATCTATTACGGGATGCTGGTTATATCCAAAAAAAACAAGGAAAGGGTTCCATCGTATTAAATATTAATCGTTTAAATTTTCCTATTTCTGGTTTAACCAGCTTTAAAGAGTTACAAACCACTGAACATATTTCTAGCGAAACAAAAGTAGTTGAACTGCGCAAGATTGCTGTTTCTGTAAAACTACATGAACTTACCGGTTGGCCAGTAGCCAAAGAAGCTTGGAAACTAGTTCGTCAACGTAAAATAAATGGCGAAGTGATTATTTTAGACAAGGATTATCTTCTTGCTGATATTGTTCCTTCTCTGCCTAAAGATAAAGCGCAGGATTCTATCTATGATTACTTTGAAAATGAGCTAGGTTTAGAAATTGCCTATGCTCAAAAGGAAATATCTGCTGCTCCTGTTAATAAAGAATTACGTAATTTAATGGACTTACATTTAGAAGATCATCATGTTGTTACTGTCAAAAGCTTAGTCTACTTAGAAGATACCCGTTGCTTTGAATACACGGAATCAATTCATCGCT
- the pgmB gene encoding beta-phosphoglucomutase: protein MKKGFVFDLDGVITDTANLHYIAWKDLAAMLDIEIDLVFNEKLKGISRMDSLEKILAHGGKENDFSLAQKETLAEEKNKHYVELLQDLTPKDLLTGVKEFLDSARSNQVPCVVASASKNAPFILQKLEVYDMFDAIVDPSTLSKGKPDPEIFIRAAEAIHVSPEEAVGFEDAKAGIEGIKACGMFAVGVETTEPLEQADLRVKHLNELSVADLLQK, encoded by the coding sequence ATGAAGAAAGGATTTGTATTTGATTTAGACGGCGTAATCACTGATACTGCCAATTTACACTATATTGCTTGGAAAGATTTAGCTGCCATGCTAGATATTGAAATTGATCTGGTCTTTAATGAAAAACTTAAAGGAATTAGCCGAATGGATTCTTTAGAAAAAATTTTAGCTCATGGTGGAAAAGAAAATGATTTTTCTTTAGCTCAAAAAGAAACTCTTGCAGAAGAGAAAAATAAACATTATGTAGAATTATTACAAGACCTAACACCAAAAGATTTACTAACAGGAGTTAAAGAGTTTTTAGATTCTGCTAGAAGTAATCAAGTCCCTTGTGTAGTGGCTTCAGCTTCTAAAAACGCTCCATTTATTTTACAAAAACTAGAAGTCTACGATATGTTTGACGCAATAGTGGATCCATCCACCTTATCAAAAGGTAAACCCGACCCAGAAATTTTTATCCGAGCTGCTGAAGCTATTCATGTCTCTCCTGAAGAAGCAGTAGGATTTGAGGATGCCAAAGCCGGTATCGAAGGTATAAAAGCTTGTGGTATGTTTGCTGTCGGAGTCGAAACTACAGAGCCCTTAGAACAAGCTGACTTGCGCGTAAAACACTTAAATGAACTTTCAGTAGCTGATTTATTACAAAAATAG